A single window of Rubripirellula lacrimiformis DNA harbors:
- a CDS encoding efflux RND transporter permease subunit produces MLDRIIQFSLSNRLIILAMAAIMLGVGVWQTSQLPIDVFPNLNRPRVVIMTEAPGMAPEEVEALITFPLETAFNGASGVEAVRSSSGIGLSVIYVEFGWNTDIYNDRQIVNERLQLASENLPSGIKPTLAPISSIMGQILMYGMWSEGNETEPMEVRTLADWVVRQRLLTIPGVSQVFTMGGGRMQYQVLVDPDALRNFGLTIDDVHQAVTDSNLNATGGYLDERGANELLVRGLGRITSLDDLRRISITMRGGRPITLADVAKVIEGPQVMRGDSSTFRRSEDGTVEGGPAVVLTINKQPGSDTRAVDTAIAQALEELKVSLPGDIRIANMYSQRSFIDRAIENVVEALADGGVLVLVILFLFLLNFRTTFITLTAIPLSIIATACVFAAFGLSINTMTLGGIAVAIGELVDDAIVDVENIFRRLKENRHRANPRATLKVVYEASIEVRSSVVYGTAIVVLVFIPLFALEGMEGKLFVPLAMGYVVSLIVSLGVSLTVTPVLASLLLVGQKWWRFVMPVLALGITALSMYWVVPRVIHLLHLPLDLPGNPLWWTLALTPLVWATLVAVEWILGGEEAEEGRLLEGLKGIAGVAIEFSTRFAGPVLGVAGVMVAFAIFALSRLESDFLPPFNEGSVQVNALLAPGTSLATSNRIGETVQEQLMKIDSVKSVARKTGRAELDEHAEGVNVTELFLEISDDADREKTIETIRETMEHIPGVVSSTEQPLAHLISHMISGVKAQIGIKLYGDDLDVLRNKAEEMKQRISDVPGLADVVIEQQTNIPQLRIELNRTALTQNGLRPADVMELVETAMNGTVVSQVLLGQRTFDLMVRMDEPFREDVNKLKRLAVTLPDGGTVPLDSVANIYESAGPNMIKREQVRRRIVLQANVAERGVVDVVGDIKSKLAEMELPPGYFLEYGGQFESQQSASRRLLVLSGVALMGMFLVLYTLFGNTNFSLQVLVALPTAFIGAVAALVITDQNLTVAAMVGFISLCGIASRNGILLLNHYIHLVEHEGESWTRDMVKRAGQERMAPVLMTALTSGIGLLPLALAAGEPGKEILYPIATVIVGGLLTSTLAEFFVRPALFWSLGRSAGKQIVLDHQSQLSDLSGDQTSEATGPPNTGHAVQT; encoded by the coding sequence ATGCTCGATCGCATCATCCAATTTTCGCTCTCCAATCGTCTGATCATCCTTGCGATGGCTGCGATCATGTTGGGCGTCGGTGTTTGGCAAACGTCTCAGTTGCCCATCGACGTGTTCCCCAACCTGAACCGCCCTCGCGTGGTGATCATGACCGAAGCACCGGGCATGGCACCGGAGGAAGTGGAGGCATTGATCACGTTCCCGTTGGAAACGGCGTTCAATGGTGCCAGTGGCGTCGAAGCCGTCCGCAGCAGCAGCGGGATCGGACTGTCAGTGATCTACGTTGAATTTGGTTGGAATACCGATATCTACAACGATCGCCAGATCGTCAACGAGCGACTGCAACTTGCATCGGAGAACCTGCCATCGGGAATCAAGCCGACGCTGGCACCGATTTCATCCATCATGGGCCAGATCCTGATGTATGGAATGTGGAGCGAAGGGAACGAGACCGAGCCGATGGAGGTCCGCACGCTTGCCGACTGGGTCGTTCGCCAGCGTCTGCTAACGATCCCCGGCGTATCCCAGGTGTTCACCATGGGCGGCGGCCGGATGCAGTACCAAGTCTTGGTCGATCCCGACGCACTGCGAAACTTTGGGTTGACGATCGACGACGTCCATCAAGCGGTTACCGATTCGAACCTAAACGCAACCGGCGGCTATTTAGACGAACGCGGCGCCAACGAACTCCTGGTTCGTGGGCTCGGACGGATCACCAGCCTGGATGACCTGCGACGGATTTCGATCACGATGCGAGGCGGTCGACCGATCACTTTGGCCGACGTTGCGAAGGTGATCGAAGGACCACAAGTGATGCGTGGCGATTCGTCGACTTTCCGGCGTAGCGAAGACGGCACGGTCGAAGGCGGGCCAGCCGTCGTGCTGACGATCAACAAACAACCCGGCAGCGACACCCGCGCGGTCGACACGGCCATCGCACAGGCATTGGAAGAACTGAAAGTATCGCTTCCCGGCGACATCCGCATCGCAAATATGTATTCGCAACGATCCTTCATCGATCGGGCAATCGAAAATGTGGTCGAGGCGCTCGCCGACGGCGGCGTGCTGGTGTTGGTGATCCTGTTCCTGTTTCTGCTGAACTTTCGCACCACGTTCATCACGTTGACCGCGATCCCGTTGTCGATCATCGCCACGGCGTGTGTGTTTGCCGCCTTTGGACTTTCGATCAACACGATGACCCTGGGCGGTATCGCGGTTGCCATCGGCGAATTGGTCGACGATGCGATTGTCGACGTCGAGAACATCTTTCGCCGGCTGAAAGAAAACCGCCATCGTGCGAACCCACGGGCAACCCTAAAGGTCGTGTACGAAGCCAGCATCGAAGTGCGAAGCAGCGTGGTTTACGGGACTGCGATCGTGGTCCTGGTGTTCATCCCGCTGTTTGCGTTGGAGGGCATGGAAGGCAAGCTGTTTGTGCCGCTTGCAATGGGCTATGTCGTCTCGTTGATCGTGTCGCTCGGCGTGTCCCTGACCGTGACTCCCGTGCTGGCATCGCTGCTGTTGGTAGGTCAGAAATGGTGGCGATTCGTCATGCCAGTCCTGGCCCTGGGCATCACAGCATTGTCGATGTACTGGGTCGTCCCCCGAGTGATTCATCTTTTGCACCTTCCCTTGGATTTGCCTGGCAACCCGCTTTGGTGGACGCTGGCACTGACACCCCTCGTTTGGGCAACACTTGTCGCGGTCGAATGGATACTCGGTGGCGAGGAAGCCGAAGAGGGACGCCTGTTGGAGGGACTGAAGGGCATCGCTGGGGTGGCGATCGAATTTAGCACGCGGTTCGCTGGACCAGTGCTCGGCGTCGCCGGGGTCATGGTGGCGTTTGCGATTTTCGCACTGTCGCGTCTAGAGAGTGATTTTCTGCCGCCGTTCAACGAGGGATCTGTCCAAGTCAACGCGCTGCTGGCACCCGGGACCTCGCTGGCGACAAGCAACCGAATTGGCGAAACCGTCCAGGAACAACTGATGAAGATCGATTCGGTCAAATCAGTTGCCCGAAAAACCGGCCGCGCCGAACTGGACGAACATGCCGAAGGGGTCAACGTTACCGAGCTGTTCCTGGAAATTTCGGATGACGCCGATCGCGAAAAAACGATCGAGACCATCCGCGAAACGATGGAACACATCCCCGGAGTCGTGTCTAGCACCGAACAGCCACTGGCCCACTTGATCAGCCACATGATTTCGGGAGTCAAAGCACAGATCGGAATCAAACTTTACGGAGACGATTTGGACGTGCTGCGGAACAAGGCCGAGGAAATGAAGCAGCGAATCTCCGACGTCCCCGGCCTTGCCGACGTCGTCATCGAACAGCAAACCAACATTCCTCAGTTGCGAATCGAACTGAACCGAACCGCGCTGACACAGAACGGTTTGCGTCCGGCCGACGTGATGGAACTGGTCGAAACGGCCATGAATGGAACCGTCGTCAGTCAGGTGCTGCTAGGCCAACGCACCTTCGACCTGATGGTCCGCATGGACGAACCGTTCCGCGAAGACGTCAACAAGCTGAAACGATTGGCAGTGACGCTTCCCGATGGTGGGACCGTCCCGTTGGATTCGGTCGCCAATATCTACGAGAGCGCGGGGCCGAACATGATCAAGCGAGAACAGGTTCGCCGCCGGATTGTTTTGCAAGCCAACGTAGCCGAACGAGGCGTCGTGGACGTGGTGGGCGACATCAAGTCGAAGTTGGCCGAAATGGAACTGCCGCCCGGCTACTTCCTGGAATACGGCGGCCAATTCGAAAGCCAACAATCCGCTTCCCGGCGACTGCTGGTGCTCTCGGGCGTCGCACTGATGGGCATGTTCTTGGTCCTGTACACGCTGTTTGGGAACACCAATTTCTCGCTGCAAGTCCTGGTCGCGCTGCCGACGGCGTTCATCGGAGCGGTCGCGGCGTTGGTGATCACGGACCAGAACCTGACGGTGGCCGCGATGGTGGGATTCATTTCACTATGTGGGATCGCCAGCCGCAACGGGATCCTGCTGCTGAACCACTACATCCACTTGGTGGAACACGAAGGTGAATCCTGGACACGCGACATGGTCAAACGTGCTGGTCAAGAACGGATGGCACCGGTGCTGATGACAGCACTGACGTCTGGAATCGGCCTGCTACCGCTTGCACTTGCCGCTGGCGAACCCGGCAAAGAAATTCTGTATCCGATTGCGACCGTGATCGTTGGCGGATTGTTAACCAGCACGTTGGCAGAGTTCTTTGTCCGACCGGCACTGTTCTGGTCACTGGGGCGGAGTGCCGGAAAGCAAATCGTGCTGGATCATCAATCCCAGCTAAGCGACCTCAGCGGGGACCAGACCAGCGAAGCGACCGGACCACCGAACACAGGACACGCGGTCCAGACATAG
- a CDS encoding alpha/beta fold hydrolase gives MRPNTVASLALVFITFLSTGNAQETDRRPRPAISFEQVLKREDADHDGKISQTEFKGPGRLFTRMDRNGDGQVTKQEFLARPNFKPSAVNMPDDVQMLRDVVFGQGGGRDLKMHIVMPKQAAKSPMPVYIWVHGGGWQGGTKEGGVGQLIPLARSGFVTATIEYRLTGEAAFPAQIEDCKCAIRYLRAHAEKYKIDKDRVAVGGSSAGGHLAALLGTSGGVAEFEGTGGWADQPSNVNAVVDLYGPTDILRFVTTPGFEGHNRDGSPESRLLGGGVVAENLDGIKRVNPITYVDQNDPPFLIIHGTADRTVPLNQSQRMHDALKSSKIDSTLHIIQGAGHGGPGFAEPKIREMQKSFLMRVLREPPMEQQESIAQP, from the coding sequence ATGCGTCCAAACACGGTTGCTTCCCTTGCTCTGGTTTTCATCACTTTCCTAAGCACTGGCAACGCACAAGAAACCGACCGACGACCACGTCCGGCCATCTCGTTCGAACAAGTTCTGAAACGCGAAGACGCCGATCACGACGGCAAGATCTCGCAAACCGAGTTCAAGGGTCCGGGCCGACTGTTCACTCGGATGGATCGCAACGGCGATGGACAGGTAACGAAACAAGAATTCCTTGCCCGACCCAACTTCAAGCCTTCCGCAGTCAACATGCCCGATGATGTCCAGATGCTGCGTGATGTCGTCTTCGGCCAAGGTGGCGGCCGCGACTTAAAGATGCACATCGTGATGCCAAAGCAGGCGGCCAAAAGCCCGATGCCTGTTTACATTTGGGTTCATGGCGGCGGATGGCAGGGCGGAACCAAAGAGGGTGGCGTCGGCCAATTGATCCCGTTGGCACGAAGCGGGTTCGTGACAGCGACCATCGAATACCGATTGACGGGCGAGGCCGCATTCCCGGCGCAGATCGAAGACTGCAAATGCGCTATCCGATATCTGCGGGCGCACGCCGAAAAGTACAAAATCGACAAAGACCGCGTCGCCGTCGGTGGCAGTTCGGCCGGCGGTCACTTGGCCGCGCTCCTGGGCACATCCGGCGGCGTTGCCGAATTTGAAGGAACCGGTGGGTGGGCCGATCAACCCAGCAACGTCAACGCAGTCGTCGACCTGTATGGGCCGACGGACATTCTGCGGTTTGTAACAACGCCAGGATTTGAAGGTCACAACCGAGACGGTTCACCAGAGTCTAGATTGCTAGGTGGTGGTGTGGTTGCCGAAAACCTTGACGGAATCAAACGTGTGAATCCCATTACCTATGTCGACCAAAATGATCCCCCTTTTCTGATCATCCACGGGACGGCCGACCGAACCGTTCCACTGAACCAAAGCCAACGGATGCACGATGCGCTGAAGTCATCCAAAATCGATTCGACCCTACATATCATTCAAGGTGCCGGTCACGGCGGCCCTGGATTCGCCGAACCTAAGATTCGCGAGATGCAAAAATCGTTCCTGATGCGCGTCCTGCGTGAACCGCCGATGGAGCAACAAGAATCGATCGCACAACCCTGA
- a CDS encoding PP2C family protein-serine/threonine phosphatase — MSLTRDGGPPKSFSIAALLLVAVNVPLATVVSVLLLIEYQRQMRQAVDSRQATLQVEASLIGTALLQLGNPNAPATITDYLERSCEGSHDAQMANRWIEAKWQGNRLHSHSGTGPPSKLPRYLAEDGFATAIFLRWEPSRNRIHYASAGHEPMLLLRGQELESFEATGLPLGVDTSLDWETVSISLNPNDRLLLSTDGICEASNSSDQQFGRDRIGQLMKQHRKRSIQQFADTLVERLDEHVGDLIGQDDITLLVMQCDGPCG, encoded by the coding sequence ATGTCACTAACACGGGACGGTGGTCCGCCCAAGTCCTTTTCGATCGCGGCGCTGTTGCTGGTAGCCGTCAACGTGCCGCTTGCGACCGTGGTCAGCGTGCTGCTGCTGATCGAATACCAGCGTCAGATGCGACAGGCGGTCGATTCGCGGCAAGCGACTCTGCAAGTCGAAGCCAGCTTGATTGGCACCGCACTGTTACAGCTGGGCAATCCAAATGCCCCAGCGACGATCACGGACTATTTAGAACGCAGCTGCGAAGGCAGCCACGACGCCCAAATGGCCAATCGCTGGATCGAGGCAAAGTGGCAAGGGAACCGATTGCATTCTCACTCGGGGACCGGTCCACCTTCGAAACTGCCTCGATACTTAGCCGAGGACGGATTCGCGACCGCAATCTTCCTCCGCTGGGAACCGTCGCGGAACCGTATTCATTACGCCAGCGCGGGGCACGAACCAATGTTGCTGCTTCGCGGCCAGGAACTTGAATCGTTCGAAGCCACCGGACTGCCATTGGGCGTCGACACATCGCTGGATTGGGAAACAGTATCCATTTCACTGAACCCCAACGATCGATTGCTGCTGTCAACAGACGGAATCTGCGAAGCAAGCAACAGCAGTGACCAACAATTTGGCCGCGACCGCATTGGCCAACTGATGAAACAGCACCGCAAGCGTTCGATCCAGCAGTTCGCCGACACGCTGGTCGAAAGGCTCGACGAACATGTTGGCGACTTGATCGGCCAAGACGATATCACGCTGCTAGTGATGCAGTGCGACGGTCCCTGCGGCTGA
- a CDS encoding ClpP family protease: MNFPTAHDPRAPQLAASSYQGYQRQRQLTLGDLLMENRIVFLQGEIHYGNANDLVMKLLYLQSENRRKDIHFYINSPGGSVTATLAIYDTMQMLSCPVATYCVGEACSGAAVLLVGGTKGKRYCLPNSRVMMHQPMGGVGGQVSDIEIQAAEMFRYRDVLNDIISKHSGKSVEQIAKDTDRDFFLGAQEAKEYGLVDDILTKPPSDNDEEEA; this comes from the coding sequence ATGAACTTTCCAACGGCTCATGACCCGCGAGCACCCCAGCTGGCCGCCAGTTCTTACCAGGGTTACCAGCGTCAACGTCAACTGACGTTGGGCGACCTGTTGATGGAGAATCGCATTGTGTTTCTCCAGGGCGAGATTCACTATGGCAACGCCAATGACTTGGTCATGAAATTGTTGTATTTGCAGAGCGAAAATCGCCGCAAAGACATCCATTTCTACATCAATTCACCAGGCGGTTCGGTCACTGCGACCCTGGCGATCTACGACACGATGCAAATGCTCTCGTGTCCTGTGGCGACCTACTGTGTGGGCGAAGCTTGCAGTGGTGCGGCTGTCCTGTTGGTCGGCGGAACCAAGGGAAAACGTTACTGTCTTCCCAATAGCCGCGTGATGATGCACCAACCCATGGGCGGCGTCGGCGGGCAGGTCAGCGATATCGAGATCCAGGCTGCCGAGATGTTCCGCTACCGCGACGTGCTGAACGATATCATCAGCAAGCACAGCGGAAAGTCGGTCGAACAGATCGCCAAGGACACCGATCGTGACTTCTTCTTGGGCGCTCAAGAAGCCAAAGAATACGGTCTGGTTGACGATATTTTGACCAAGCCGCCGTCCGACAACGACGAAGAAGAAGCCTGA
- a CDS encoding efflux RND transporter periplasmic adaptor subunit, whose product MSSQNQAAAKFRSVALTVAAIAIAIVAGGYAFTDIPQRLGLASASQETGSEEPGHEGHDHAAGEHDDHAGHDHEGHDEAESIELSSQARANLKLTTQAVSVGRFDEYIEVPATVVDWPGRTHIAITSPLTGVIKAIEVSRGELISSGRPLFILRLTHQDLVETQEQFLTSLGQLDVEEREINRLTSISNSGAVAGKTRLAREYERDKLLAGLKAAKQSMLLHGLTDEQIQSIQDDRKLIREVTIYAPTLHSDRSLHHDSNLHSRTNIVGDSGVRFASMQPPPLHPEHIEAEFLITELNANRGESVQAGQQLGRLSDYSEILIQGEAYQRDGEALQKAANSEQPLQALIESRSGRPQVIEGLKIVYIGNEVNRESRSLPFYVSLTNQIERSERIDGQQYVSWRYKPGQRLQLRVPVSGFDNAIVVPKEAVAEEGPERYVFVENNNHFDRVAVEVLASDSMNVAIRNDGQLWPGQSIAVSGAHQLQMAMKNQSGGAIDPHAGHNH is encoded by the coding sequence ATGTCCTCGCAAAATCAAGCGGCGGCCAAGTTCCGCAGCGTCGCCCTTACCGTTGCCGCGATAGCGATTGCGATCGTGGCCGGCGGCTACGCGTTCACCGATATCCCCCAACGGCTAGGGCTGGCTTCCGCATCGCAAGAAACGGGATCCGAAGAACCGGGTCATGAAGGCCACGATCACGCCGCCGGTGAGCACGATGATCACGCGGGCCACGACCACGAAGGCCACGACGAAGCCGAATCGATCGAACTTAGCTCGCAGGCGCGGGCGAACCTGAAGCTGACCACGCAAGCGGTTTCCGTCGGTCGGTTTGACGAATACATCGAAGTACCAGCGACGGTGGTCGACTGGCCCGGGCGCACCCACATCGCCATCACTTCGCCACTGACCGGCGTGATCAAGGCGATCGAGGTTTCTCGCGGCGAGCTGATCTCTAGCGGACGGCCCCTGTTCATCCTGCGTCTAACGCACCAAGACCTGGTCGAGACGCAAGAACAGTTCCTGACGTCGCTCGGGCAATTGGATGTCGAAGAACGCGAAATCAATCGGCTGACATCGATCTCGAACTCGGGCGCCGTCGCCGGCAAGACTCGTCTGGCGCGCGAATACGAACGCGACAAGTTGCTGGCAGGTTTGAAAGCTGCCAAGCAATCGATGCTGCTACACGGGTTGACCGACGAACAGATCCAAAGCATCCAAGACGATCGCAAACTGATTCGCGAAGTCACCATCTATGCTCCCACGCTGCATTCGGATCGCTCGCTGCACCACGATTCCAATTTGCATTCGCGCACTAACATCGTCGGCGACAGTGGCGTGCGATTTGCGTCGATGCAGCCACCGCCGCTGCACCCGGAACACATCGAAGCCGAATTCCTGATTACCGAATTGAACGCGAATCGTGGCGAGTCAGTCCAGGCCGGCCAACAGCTTGGTCGCCTTTCGGACTATAGCGAAATCCTGATTCAGGGCGAGGCGTACCAACGCGACGGTGAAGCGTTGCAGAAGGCGGCGAATTCCGAGCAACCGCTGCAAGCCCTGATTGAATCGCGTTCGGGACGACCACAGGTGATCGAAGGGCTAAAGATCGTTTACATCGGAAACGAAGTGAATCGCGAATCACGGTCGCTTCCGTTTTACGTTTCGCTAACGAACCAGATCGAGAGATCCGAACGGATCGATGGGCAACAATACGTCAGTTGGCGATACAAGCCTGGACAACGGCTGCAGCTGCGTGTCCCCGTGTCGGGATTCGACAACGCCATCGTCGTTCCCAAGGAAGCAGTCGCCGAGGAAGGGCCCGAACGCTATGTGTTCGTAGAGAACAACAACCACTTTGACAGAGTGGCGGTCGAAGTCCTGGCTAGCGATTCGATGAACGTTGCCATTCGCAACGACGGCCAGCTTTGGCCCGGGCAATCGATCGCCGTCAGCGGCGCACACCAATTGCAAATGGCCATGAAGAACCAATCAGGCGGGGCCATCGATCCGCACGCCGGCCACAACCACTAG
- a CDS encoding DUF1559 family PulG-like putative transporter, translating into MKRSGLPKGFTLVELLVVIAIIGVLVGLLLPAVQAAREAARRMSCSNNFKQLGLGLHNYHSAFNQMPVHGTGTDDGSDNGQNWWTGYTTNNHWRLSALVGMTPFLEQQALWEQISNPNSQRTDGNTGAAIGTTINPWPAMGPTPEQLQYLPWATEVPTLRCPSDPGVGLPSLGRSNYASCMGDSFWRAQHGELDPDVGPNSSWAQESRSANRGMFVRHKSMRFRDVLDGLSNTIAMMEMTTDLGDNDTRTIGKKHPSGQGGQTEIRDNPHICQELAMIDPLRPRFWLAGNDFEVATKGRGFRWADSQNMQSMSFTILPPNGPICIPHDSNGPSITTGSSRHQGGIHVLMGDGAIKFITDSIEAGTQTNPVVWISGTAANKNASGAPSPYGLWGALGTRASKEVLNGEF; encoded by the coding sequence ATGAAACGCTCGGGACTTCCCAAGGGGTTCACGCTGGTCGAGTTGTTGGTGGTGATCGCCATCATCGGAGTTCTTGTGGGTCTGTTGTTGCCCGCCGTTCAAGCAGCACGAGAAGCGGCTCGCCGAATGAGCTGCAGCAATAATTTCAAGCAATTGGGATTGGGTCTGCACAACTACCACAGTGCCTTCAACCAGATGCCAGTCCACGGGACCGGTACCGATGACGGTTCAGACAACGGCCAAAACTGGTGGACTGGCTACACCACCAACAACCACTGGCGTTTGAGCGCCTTGGTCGGAATGACCCCGTTCCTGGAGCAACAAGCTCTTTGGGAACAAATTTCGAATCCCAACTCGCAACGCACCGACGGCAACACTGGCGCGGCGATCGGAACGACAATCAATCCCTGGCCGGCAATGGGCCCCACACCTGAACAACTTCAATACCTACCGTGGGCGACCGAGGTGCCAACCCTTCGCTGCCCAAGCGACCCGGGTGTAGGACTTCCTTCGCTTGGACGTTCGAACTACGCATCGTGCATGGGTGATTCGTTCTGGCGTGCTCAACATGGTGAACTGGACCCAGACGTTGGGCCAAACAGCAGCTGGGCGCAAGAATCCCGATCGGCCAACCGCGGAATGTTCGTTCGACACAAATCCATGAGGTTCCGCGACGTGCTCGACGGACTGTCCAACACCATCGCAATGATGGAAATGACCACGGATCTTGGCGACAACGACACGCGAACGATTGGCAAGAAGCACCCCAGTGGTCAAGGCGGACAAACAGAAATCCGAGACAATCCCCACATCTGCCAAGAACTGGCGATGATCGATCCATTGCGACCACGCTTCTGGCTCGCAGGCAACGATTTCGAAGTAGCAACCAAGGGACGTGGATTCCGCTGGGCTGACTCGCAAAACATGCAATCCATGTCGTTCACCATTTTGCCACCGAACGGACCGATCTGCATCCCGCACGATTCCAACGGTCCATCGATCACGACCGGATCCAGTCGCCACCAAGGCGGCATCCATGTATTGATGGGTGACGGAGCGATCAAGTTCATCACCGATTCGATCGAAGCCGGCACGCAAACGAACCCAGTTGTCTGGATCAGCGGAACCGCTGCCAACAAGAACGCATCGGGTGCTCCAAGCCCTTACGGTCTTTGGGGTGCACTTGGAACCCGCGCATCCAAAGAAGTGCTGAACGGCGAATTCTAA
- the clpP gene encoding ATP-dependent Clp endopeptidase proteolytic subunit ClpP: MPVIPYVVEKSGREERVYDIYSRLLKDRIIFLGQQVDDQISNALVAQMLFLQSDDPKADIHLYINSPGGSITAGMAIYDTMQFVSCDVATYCIGQAASMGAVLLTAGAKGKRFALPNARIMIHQPLAGMQGTAREVEIHVGELRRIKQRMNEIMIEHTGHSLEKIEEDTDRDRFMSAAEAAEYGLIDKVVTKSDEK; encoded by the coding sequence ATGCCTGTCATTCCTTACGTCGTCGAAAAGAGCGGTCGCGAAGAACGTGTCTACGACATCTACAGTCGACTGCTGAAAGACCGAATCATTTTTTTGGGTCAGCAAGTTGACGACCAGATTTCGAACGCGTTGGTCGCGCAAATGCTGTTTCTGCAGTCGGACGACCCCAAGGCCGACATTCACTTGTACATCAATAGCCCCGGTGGCAGTATCACCGCCGGCATGGCGATCTACGACACGATGCAATTCGTTTCGTGCGATGTCGCGACCTACTGCATCGGACAAGCTGCATCGATGGGCGCTGTCCTGTTGACCGCTGGTGCCAAGGGCAAGCGTTTCGCACTGCCCAACGCACGAATCATGATTCACCAGCCACTCGCTGGCATGCAGGGCACCGCGCGTGAAGTTGAAATTCACGTTGGCGAACTGCGTCGAATCAAGCAGCGAATGAACGAGATCATGATCGAACACACCGGTCACTCGCTCGAAAAGATCGAAGAAGACACCGATCGTGACCGATTCATGAGCGCAGCCGAAGCGGCTGAGTACGGATTGATCGACAAGGTCGTGACGAAGAGCGACGAAAAGTAA
- a CDS encoding RsmE family RNA methyltransferase yields the protein MTRRYFVPELPLSGGLVALPNEEAQHATRVMRVKIGDDVTLFDGRGHEAEASVLSVGRNECQCTAQTAAAIDREPKCRVHLGVALPKPDRARELIERLTELGVASLTPITAGRTQRGPSESLIEKMRRGVIESCKQSGRNQLLEVRDPIKAADYFRTVDQATKLIAHPTESVYSLDEAKLQSDVAIAIGPEGGWTDDEVSDAVAAGFRGVTLGPRIYRIETAAAVIAAVLVT from the coding sequence ATGACACGACGATATTTTGTTCCCGAATTACCACTTTCGGGTGGATTGGTCGCACTTCCGAACGAAGAAGCCCAACATGCGACGCGAGTGATGCGGGTCAAAATCGGCGACGATGTCACGCTGTTCGACGGTCGTGGCCACGAAGCGGAAGCCAGCGTGTTGTCGGTGGGCCGCAACGAATGCCAATGCACCGCCCAGACGGCTGCCGCGATCGACCGAGAACCCAAGTGTCGCGTCCACCTTGGGGTTGCCCTTCCCAAGCCAGACCGTGCACGTGAACTGATTGAACGGCTGACCGAACTGGGGGTCGCCTCGCTTACCCCGATCACCGCCGGCCGGACCCAGCGTGGCCCAAGCGAATCGTTGATCGAAAAGATGCGTCGTGGCGTGATCGAATCCTGCAAGCAAAGTGGTAGAAACCAATTGCTAGAAGTTCGCGATCCTATCAAGGCGGCCGACTACTTTCGCACCGTCGACCAAGCGACGAAGCTGATCGCTCATCCGACCGAGTCCGTGTATTCACTGGACGAAGCCAAACTGCAAAGCGACGTCGCGATCGCGATCGGCCCCGAGGGCGGGTGGACGGACGACGAAGTGAGTGATGCTGTGGCGGCAGGCTTCCGCGGCGTCACCCTCGGCCCACGCATCTATCGCATCGAAACGGCCGCCGCAGTCATCGCCGCCGTGCTGGTGACGTAA